CGCTGTGTAGAGATGGACGCCGGGACCCAAGAACGTGAAGTCGCCGATCCGGACTTCGCATACATCGAGCACGACGCAGTTGAAATTGAAATAGACGCGCTCGCCGAGAAAAATGTTGGTCCCATAGTCGCAATAAAACGGCGGCTGGATCGAGGCCGAATCTCCTCCGCCGCCGAGTAACTGCTGCAAAATCTCTTGACGTTCCGCTTGCTGACGTTGGCGCGTTGCGTTGAAGTCGTCACAAAAATCTTGGGCTCTGGCTCTCGCTGCGGTCAATTCTGGATCAAGTGCGTCATACAACTCACCAGCCAACATTTTTTCTTTTTCGGTGGGCATCCCGTTTTCTCCCTCGCGAACTACTGGATCGCTTGATGCAACTCCACCATCGACTGATGGTTCACACGCAGCACGCCTTCCATGGGGCGATCGAGATCGGCGATCAGCATCATGATAATCACGAAACTGAGAACCATGCCCAGGGTTGCGATCGAACGACTCGAGCCTGAAAGACCGGCGTGATACCCCATGCTGGCCATCGATAAGATCGAAACGAGATAGAGAGCAAACCAAATCGTGCCGGGGATGCGTGCGCGAACGCCGGCTGTGACGCGATTAGAATGGAGATCGATGACCTCGTTTAGTGCGGTGACAAAGAGCGCGGTCAGCGGCGACTCCGGCGTAGCGCTGGCAGCGACCATCGCTTGGTTCCAAAGTTCGACGTGCAACTTCTCGGACCGTTGTACGGCGTCGGTGATTTGCTCAGCGGAGTTGCGGATTTCTAAGCGAACTTCGACATAGTCCCGCAGCAACTGACGGATCTTGGAGCCCTGGGCTTCCGGCAGCAAGTCGGCTCGCAGGTAGGCGGTGCCGATCGCGTTGACTTCTTCTTGAAACAACGCGCGGCGATTGTCGAACCGTGAGGTCGCCAGGCCAAAGGTAAAGGCCAGCATGAAGGCGAGCAAACCGACGGTCGCGCCCACGACCGAGCCGATCGAGGCCTCTTTTTCGGGTTTGGAAGGCGCCAGACGTTGTCCCAGGCGATAGCCACCTTCCGCCGCCGCCAACACGATCGTCATTGTGATGAAGAACAGCGCCCAAAGCGGCACATAGTCTAGCGGCGAGACGTTGATCATACCGGCGCCATCCTCCCCATAAACCTGCCGAACAGCGGTTACGGAAAGTACCGAACCAACGCCGCTGTGGACGCACGTTTAGCTTCCAGGTTGTATCGGTCACCCGAGCGGTGACGCATCATTTCTCCCTAAATGGGCTTCCCAAACCCTACGACGGGAACGGCCAAGTCAGGTAGGCCGGATGATGCAACCTGCGCATTCGCGCTGTAGAAGGTCGTTTCGTTACACGGTGCAAACCGCCGGTTCGTGCAAATTGGCGTAACGCTGTGAAATTCGGACAAATTCGTGGCAGCAGCGCTGGAAAGCGGCGACGATGAGCGGGTCGAAATGCTCGCCTGCTTCGGCGACGATCATCGTTTCGGCTTCGGCGTGCGGGATCGCGTCTTTGTAGACGCGGCGCGTTGTCAAAGCGTCATAGACGTCAGCAATGGCCACGATGCGAGCCGCCAGCGGAATCTGCTGGCCCATCAGCGCGTACGGATAGCCGAGTCCGTTCCATTTTTCATGGTGCCCAATCGCAATGTCGCGAGCCACTTGTAAGAAACGCGCATGCGGAAACTGACAGAGCGCGGCGTCCAAGGTTTCGGCGCCGATAATCGTGTGTCGTTTCATGATCTCGAATTCTTCGGCGGTCAGTTTGCCTGGCTTTAGCAGCACCGCGTCGGGAATGCCGACCTTGCCGATATCATGCAGCGGGCTGGTCTGGAAAACCAGGCGAATAAATTCGGCGTCAATCTCTTCGGGAAAAGCGGACGACGCGGCCAACTCTTCCGCGAGACGTCGCGCGTAAAGTCGAACGCGTTCGAGATGTTGACCAGTATCGGTATCGCGCGATTCGGCGAGTCGGGCCAACGCGAAGATAACCAGGTCGCGCGTTTCGAGAGCCAGCACGCGCCGGCCGGCGTTAATCCGGGCCAGCAGTTCCGGCGGGTTAAACGGTTTGACGATAAAGTCGTCGGCGCCGGCGGCCATGCCTTCGACGATCTCGTCGCGTGCGCCATGACTGGTCAGCAGGATGACATAAATGTAGTGATCAGACTGCCGGCGGCGAACTTCGCGACAGAATTCGAGCCCATTCACTTGCGGCATTTCCCAGTCGGTGACGACCAGGTTGATATTCTGCGCTTCGAGCACGCGCAACGCTTCGGCGCCGTTACTGGCGGACCAGACGCGAAAATTGTGTGCTTCCAGCGCATATCGCAATAGATCGAGCGAGATATCATCGTCGTCGACAATCAAAATATCCGCGGCAGGTTCAATAGACGTCATATTCAACGTTCTCCGATTTCCGTCCCGGCAAGGAGGCGATCGATCGCCGATTCGCATGTTTCCAAGCGTGCGACGACGCTTGAAAAGAGATCGGCAAGTTCTTCTGTTTGGCTGGCTTTGGCGGCTTGTTCTAACAGATCGGCCGCCGCCGCGACTTGTTTGGCCGAGATATTCGCGGCCATGCCTTTGAGCGAATGCGCCAGTTGGGCGACCGTGTCGGCTCGACCGGCGGCGACTTCTTCCGCTAATGCGGCGGCGTCTTGCATCGATCGATCTCGAAACTTATTCAAAATCATGCGGGCCAAATCGTCATTGTCACCGCAACGCGCCATCAAATCGTCCATGTCGATTGAGCTTTCGACTTCGGTAGCATCGATGATGAATTCTGCCAAGTGCTCGGTTTCCTCTGCCAGACTCATCCGATCCAGTTCAGCGGCGACCGAGTCCTTGCGAGCCAGGCAGTCGACGATCGTATCGATCAGTTCGCTTCGATTGACCGGCTTCATCACGTAACCGTTCATGCCGGCGGCCAGGCAGCGTTCTTTGTCGCCGCGGACCGCTTGAGCGGTCAGCGCCACGATTGGCAACTTCTCTAGTTGGGGATGTCCATTAGCGGCGAGATTACGAATCATGCGTGTCGCAGCGAAGCCATCCATTTCCGGCATCTCGCAGTCCATCAGCACCAGATCGAACTGTCCGCTTTGAATCTTTTCGACCGCCTGGCGTCCATTTTCGGCGAGCGTAACCTGGAACCCTTCGGACTGGAGGATTTCTTTGGCGACGATACGATTGATTTCGTTGTCGTCGACAACCAGGATTGCGCCTTCCAGCGGAGTTCGCTCTAGGATCGGCTGCAGGTTTTCGACTTCGTCCATCATCTGCCGCGGTGAACGCTCGCCGGTTAGCGCGACCAGCGCGTCAAGCAACCGGGTTTGCCGAACCGGTTTCGGCAAGCAAACCATCTCCAGCTTTTTCAATTCAGCGTGCGGAATCGTGTGTTCATACGAAGTCAGCATCAACAATTGCGTGTCATGCAGCATTGCGTGTTCGTGGATCAAATGCGCCAAACGGAGACCGTCGAGTTCGGGCATCAAGTGATCCAGAATCGCCAATTGATAGGGAACGTTCCGTTTGGCGGCGTCCTCCAGCAGCGCCAATGCGCGGCGACCATTGCCGGCGGTAGAAACATCGACTCCCCACGATTGCAATTGTTCTTTGATCACTTGCAGATTCATGTGGTTGTCGTCGACCGCCAACACGCGCAGCCCCTGGATGTTGGGGATGAGGTTGCAGGTTGATCGTTCGATCGCTTGCAGCGGCAGCGTGAACCAGAAAGTCGAACCTTTGCCAACTTCGCTTTCGACGCCGATTTCGCCTCCCATTAACTCCACCAACTGTTTGCAGATCGCCAATCCCAGCCCGGTGCCGCCATAGCGGCGCGTTGTCGACGCGTCGACTTGCGAGAAGGCTTTGAACAATCGCTGCAGTTTGGCGCGGGGAACGCCGATGCCGGTATCTTCAACCGAAAAGCGGATGCGAGCGTTCGCGTCGTGCGACGATGCGACAGAGCGTTCGCGTTCGACACGCAAATAGACGCCTCCGGTCTCGGTGAACTTCACCGCATTGGCGAACAGGTTCACCAACACTTGACGAATGCGTTCGCAGTCGCCGATCGCCGCCTGCGGAACGTCGGTCGCGACACTGCTGTTCAGTTCTAGCCCGGTCATGCGACACTGCGGCGCGAACATTTCAGGGACGGACTCGACCAGGTCGGTGAGCAAGAACTCCGTCTGCTCTAGTTCAATACCGCCGGCTTCGATCTTCGAGAGATCCAGAATGTCATTAATCAGGTGGAGTAGAGAGCTGGCCGACGACTTGGCGAGTTCGACAAATCGCCCTTGCTGATCATCCAATTTGGTCGTGTGCAACAGATCGAGAAAGCCGATTACGCCGTTCAGCGGAGTGCGGATTTCGTGGCTCATGCTGGCCAGGAATGTGCTTTTCGCCTCGTTGGCCGCTTCGGCCGCTTTGATTTCATCCGTCAGTTGCAGCGCTTTGCGATGTTCTGTAATGTCTTCGACGGTCCCTTCGTAGTACAGCACGTCTCCGTTGTGATTGCGGCGTGCCGACGCGTTTTCGGAGATCCAGGCGAACGTACCGTCGCCGCGACGAATCTCTGACTCAAAGTTGAAGATGACGCCGTTTTGATGGATTTCATCGACGAATTCATCACGTCGATCCTGATTGACGTAAACGTCCGTCGCGACGTTTTGAATGTCATCGCGAAGTGAAGCGAGATCGTTATAACCCAGTATCCGCGCAAGCGCCGGATTGGCGGTCACAAAGAATCCTTCCGGCGTCGTTTGATAGATCCCTTCGACGGCGTTTTCAAAGATCTCGCGGAAGCGTCGTTCGGCTTCGCTGCGCTGTTTCATCTCGCTGTTTACTTTGGCCAGCACGCGATTGTATTCAGCGGCGATCTGGCCAACTTCGGTGTGCGGTTCAACATGCACGTCTTCAGAGAAGTCGCCCAAGTTGCGTTGTCGCTGCATGTCGGTCAGCAGGTCGATCAGTTCGGTGCTCGCTCCATGCTCCGAGATGTTTAGTCCCTTCAGTTCATGCTCGCGAGGAACGCGGAACGGCATCACCAAATTGGCGAGCGAGATAAAGACATAGCCGCCGCCAAACGCCCACACGAAGCAAGTTCCGACGCCCAGCAGTTGCACGCCAAGCTGTTGCCAACGCGTCACTCCTTCGCCGAAGTGAACCGGGTCGGCCAACAGCGCCAGGGCGATCGTGCCAAAACAGCCGGCACAAGCATGAGCAGGAACGGCGCCGATGACGTCGTCAATTTTCATTTTGGGCAACAAGTAAGTGACGCCGCTGCAGATCAAGCCGGAACCGGCTCCGACCAGCGCCGCCGCCCAAGGCGCCAAGATATGGCAAGACGCGGTCACGCCGACCAGGCCGGCGATGGCCCCGTTCATCACTTGACCGACATCGGGACGCTTGTTGATCCATTTCGAGAGGGCCAAGCAAGCGAGAGCGCCCATAGAGCCGGCGAGATTCGTGTTCACCAGGATTTTGGGAACGTCGCTATTCAAGCTGAGCGTGCTGCCGCCGTTGAAGCCGAACCAGCCAAACCAGAGCACAAGCGCGCCAAATGTGGCCAACGTTAGGTTGTGTCCTGAGATCGGCCGGTCTTCGCCGCCGTCAAAGCGGCCAATTCGGGGACCAATCACCACCACCGCCGCTAACGCGACCCAGCCGCCGACCGAGTGCACGACCGTCGAACCGGCGAAGTCAATAAAGCCAAGCTGAGCGAGCCATCCGGTCGGCGTTCCTTCAATCGCGCCGCCCCAGGCCCAATGTCCAAACAGCGGATAGATGATGGCCGAGACAAACAGACTGATCAGCAAGTAGCCTTGGAAGCGGATACGTTCGGCGACGGCGCCTGAGATAATCGTCGTCGCTGTGCCGCAAAAGACCAATTGAAAGAAGAGGAAGGCCATGAGCCAGGGAGAGGCCGTATCCCCTAAGAGAAAATTCGTCGTACCGAATAATCCGTGATAACTAGCGCCAAACATGAGCGCGAATCCAAACGCCCAAAAGATGACGCTCGAAACGCAGAAGTCGATCAGATTCTTAAGCGCCACATTAAAGCTGTTCTTGGCCCGGGCCAAGCCGCTTTCCAGCAAGCAGAATCCTCCTTGCATCAACATGACCATAGCGGCGCAAATCAGCATCCAGGCAATATCAAGCGATGGATCAGCAGCGGACATAGCGAAGTCTCGCGAGTAACAAATGGTTGGGTGGGCAAGATCGAGAAACGCTTTCCGCCAAGAAGCGCGTTTCGATCGATAGGGGCAGGTTAATTTTCGGAGTGAAGCCGCACAGTGGGAGTCTGCATTGCCTCGGAAGGGTGATTCCTGAGTTCCCAAAGATTAGGTCATGAATAGCAAATCAAACGCGCTTTTTCAGCGAACAGAAGGCTGCTTGGCGATTTGGCGCATTTCGCGCATTGAACTCGGTCCGTATCAGCGGCGCAATCGATACACGTCGTTCGTAATGCCCGCAAAGGTTGCAGGATAGCGCAACAAAAAAGCTCGGTCCAAAAGACCGAGCTGGGCAGTGCGAGAGGATCTGAAAGTGCGACCAACTAGTCGAGCACGTTCGGTTTGGGGGCAGGCGTAGACGGCTTCGGCGGCGGTTTTGGCGCGTTGGGGTCGACCACCGGTTCGGGGCCAAACCTCACTTTGCCGCCGACCGAAGTTGTATATTGCCAATCGGCAGCCTGCGGTTCCCAGCCTGACAGATAGTTGGCTTTGTCCGAAACGCGCCGCACGGCGACATAAGCCTCAAAACTGTCGGGCATGACAAAGAAACGAAAGTAGTACTTTTCCGGATTGGTCATCAGCAACAGTTTTTGGAAGCGAGAACGGGGGTTCTCGATTTCGGCGATCGAAAAACCTTCGCTTTCACGCGGGGTTAGTCGCAAGCGGGGGTATCGGCCCGAGACGTACATGTCGGCTTTGAAGTAATCGTCTTGTAAGACGCGCTGGTTGAAGTCGTCAACAAACTCTTTGCCGTCGACTCCCTGCGCCGGGTCCTTCACGTATTTTTTGAGTCCGCGGGAGAGCTGATATTCGGAACGCTTTTTGGCGTCGTCACGCAACTCGGTAGGATTGAGCGGATAGACTTTATTGTTCACGCAGAGAAAGACCGCTTCTTTGATCCCTTCGGGCGCTGGCCGAGGATCGGGCAAATTAACGACCTTGGGAGGAAGCTGGGCACGCGGCTTGGAGTCGTCCAATCTCGCTTCCAAGCTGGCGAGCTTCTCCAGGCTAGAGTTTAAGTCGGTCGAGAGTTTCTCGCGAATTTTTTTGTTCTCGCCCGCCTTCATCTGCGCTTCTTCTTGCATCTTCTGGGCGATGAGCGCTTTCTTCAGCTCTCCTTCTTTACCGACGAGCGTCGCTTCTTTGGCGACCGATTCCGACTGCAGGCGTTTCAGCAGTTCTTCCAGCTTCGATTCGTCCGGATTGAGCTCGTCGATCGAAGTTTCCACCTTCAATTTTTCTTTGTGGGCCTCTTCCAGCTTTTTGATCATCGCTTCGAGCGCCGCCGGATCGACCGCCGCCGTTGCGGCGATTCGTTCGACCGCTTTTTGCACGCCGAGCTGGACAACGACCAGCACGATCAGCAAAATGCCGACCACGTTGAACATGGTGTCAAGCAGCGAGTCAAGTCCGCCGTCTTCGTCATTGTCTGGTTTGCGTCTGGCCATTATTCCGGGGTCTTCTTTTTGAAATAACTCAAGTCGATCCGTCCGTCGCCGATCACCGGCAGCTTACCATTTTTGACCCCTTTGGCTCGCGCGAAATTTCGTGCGGACCAATAGGTGGACAAACCGTCGTCTCGAATGAGAAAGACGAGCGATCCCTTGGGGTTGGCTTTGACTTCCGCCAAGGCTTTGGCGAAATCGGGATTGGTGTTGAGTTCATTCGTACGGACCGGCGTCGTTTTCGCGCCGTCATGAATCACGATTCGTCCCTCGTCGCATTCGACAAAGGTGGGATCAAATCCAACGCCGGAGCCGCCGGGTAAAATTGATACTTCCGACTCTTTGGGGGGAAGTTTGCGATCGGCGATCTCTTTTTCCATCTGCGCGATTTTCTCGCGTTTCGATTTTAGCTCGGACTCCATCTCTTTGATCGATTCCGCTTCGCCGGCGAGATCCACTTTCGGACCGTCCAGCGAAATCTGCGAGAGCTTGCTTTGCGCCTCATCCAGTTTGGCTAACAAAGCGGCAAGCCGCTTTTTGGCGTCGGCCAATTTCTTTTGCTCGGCCGATTGCTCCGATTTGAGCTGGGCCTCTTTCTTTTTCAACTCGGCGTTGAGCTTCGCTAACGCTGCATCCGTTTCGGCGAGTTCCGCCTTCTTTTCTTCGTACTTGATCGCCTGGTCGACGGTATCATTGTCGAGCGCCTGAACCGCGACTGCGGCGATGATCATCGTTAACGTGCCGATCACGCAGGCCAGCACGCTAAGAAACGGGAAGAGCGATACGTCATCGCCCCCGTCTTGAGTGCGTTTGGCCATTATCGTTTCCCATTGCGACGAGTTTTTGTTTTTCGACCGCCCATTCCAAACCAGCCGCCGCCGTTGGTGGGCGCTTCGACCTGTTGAACGACGACCGTTTCGTCGCCAAGTTTTGACAACACTTCGTTCAAGCCGGTTAGACCACGTTCGACGCCGGAGAAGTAATTTTCCAGTCGCTCGGTCGAAGCCTCAACGTTGGCGTTCATCTGGTTCGAAGACTGGGCCGCGACGTTGGCCACCATGCCCAACGTGCTTTGCAACTGCGCCGCGATCTCTTGCATCTGCGTCAGCTGATCCTGCATTTCGGCGCGTTGCTCTTCCTGACGGGTCTGCATTTCGCCGGTTTTCGCCTGCATTTGGTCGAGCACCTGGGCGGTAATCTCTTTTTGGCCTTCCAGCAGTTTGGCCTGGATATCGGTCCAGCCTTCGGTCGTTTGCTTGGTGATCGTATGACCGACCAACTCCAACTTCTGGATCCAGACTTCCAGTTCCGACTGTTGCGCGGCCATCGCTTCTTCCACCGCGCGGCGGAAGATCTTCGTGTCGAGCGGCCCGGTCGGCTCACTGCCACCTTCGCGACCGTCATTCAAGCGGCGAAGCAGGTTTTCGTTGCAGTATTCGTCTACCCAGTTCAGCACCCCTTCTTCACTCTTTTGCAGCGAAGACATGGGGAACTTGATGATCATGCTCATGACCAGCGCGACCAGCGTCGTATTAAACGCGGTGCCGAGACCCGAGAACATCGACGTCAATGAGGTCATCAATTGCGACGGATCGTTGCCGCCGAGGGCGCCGGCCAACGACGCGACCGCCAAGCTGATACCAAGCACCGTACCGATAAAACCCATCGTCGGAATCGCCCAGATCAGCACTTTGATCGCGGTGTAGCTCGACGCGACGTTGTTCGAGTCAATTTCGGACTGCGACGCCATCATCGTCACCGTTTCGGCGGCGTTGCGGCGAACGCGAAAGTGCTGCAAGCCGCGCAGCACGCGGTTGATCAAAAAGCTCTCGCCATGTTCGCCCGGCAGTTGGCGAATGTTGTCGACGAAGCGATCGAGCGTATCGAACCGAATTTCGGGCGAAATATCGGTCGGCAGCACGTCCATCAACAGATAGTCGCGTTGGCGCTTGATCTTGCGATTTTTCTTCCAGAGAATCGCCATCGCCCAAAAGAACATGAACGTGGAGAGGAACTGGATCATCACCCCCTGAAAACCGCCAGCCAAAAACAGGTCGCCGATGTAGGTCCCCTTCGAAGGCCAAAGGAGGAGCAGGAAGATCACCGCAGAGAAAAAGCCGAAGATGCCAGAACCAACCAGACCGACGTCACTCGGATCGGTGAACTCACCCTCAGAAGAGGAGGACGACGATGTTGCGGCCGCTTTTCGCGGAGGAGGCGCCGCCCCCCCTTTTTTGCCACTGGCTTTGGCGGCTGTTTTGGTCGACAACGGATCGGTTTGCAGATTGCCCAGGTCGAGCCCGCCGAGAGGATTACCGCCGCCGCCGCCCTCATCAAAACTCGGAAAGCCGGAGGATTCCAACGGCGGAAGATCCATATCGATCTCCGTCGTGTTCGGGATACGAACGCTGGCCTTGCAATAAGGGCAGTTCCGTTTTTGACCGGCGAGTTCCTGGCGGACTTTGAGCGACTGGCCGCATTGCGGGCATTTGAATTTGAAATACATAAATCTTCAGGAGGGAGCGAATGCTGCGGAGCGATCCGCGGGGGGAAGAAAAGAGGGCTACACCCTCATGATATGCACTAGTTTTCTAGTTTATGCAACCAAACTGCTCGTAACGGGGTGTTAGGATAAAAAAGAAAAAAGCTAGGGCAACACTGGTCTAATACTCTTTATTCCGACTTTGAACCTCTTTTTATTCCCAACTGCCATGGTTTGCTCCGTAATTTTACGTATCTAGAAACGCTTTTGCGTGGAGAGTCGACGCACGTCTCGTTTGTTGCAATTTCACGCGTTAACCGAGAAAATAGAGAACGCGTCTGACTCTTTAAGGAATTTTCATGAGCGATATTCGTGTCGTCTGCCCCTGTTGCGGCGTTTCGCTGCGCGCCAAAGCTCAATTGGCGGGACAAACGATTCGTTGTCCGAAATGCGTCAGTCTGGTCCCGATTAAAGGCTCGGAGGACGAGGATTTCGCCCAGCCGGTCGAGGCAAGTTACGACGCGGTTCCGCTCGAAGAAGACAACGTCGGTCGTCTCTGTCCGAAATGCTCGAATTCGTTGCGGCCTAGCGCAAAGTTATGCCAACAGTGCGGCTGGCATCTCGAGCTCGAAACCTACTTTGAGGATTTGAAGGCCGAGAATCTGATCGTACGGGAAGAGCCGAAGACGAAGTGGGAAGCCTGGTTCGAAAGCCAACTGCACGAATCGACCCGTCCCCGCGATGTCTTAAATTACTCGGCGATCGGCGGCGTGGTCCTCACGATCATTTTTCTGGCGGTCGCCCATTTTCGGTTGGGAGCATGGGCGCTGTTGACCTTGCCGTTGCTCGTTGTCGTTTGGATCGGTTGGTACCGCATCATGCAGTTGATCGGACTGCTGCATGATCCAACGCGCAAGCGTCAGTTGGCCAAAGCGCAGGTGCAACGCGAAACGGCATCGGCGCCGGTCGCCGCCGTTGCTGCGACCGCACCGGTCAAAACGCGTGCGGCCGTCCAAAGCGGCGCTCCGGTCAAAAGCAATTCGGCGAATTCGACCGGGCCACTTGATTTCGATCTTCCTGACGCCGAGATCCCAAGCGAGTCCAAGTCGAAACCAAAGTCCAAGTCGACAACGCCCGCGGCCGCGCCGCAGCGCAAAGTGGTTCGTCCTGGTCAGGCCAACGAAACCTCGAACCAATCTACGACCTCCAATGTGAAATCAGCGCCGGCGCAGCGTCCGGCGAAAAGCGAGCCGAAGCCGCAGAAGGAGCGAAAGCCGGCCTCCCCTGCTCCACCAGCGGCCAAGCCTGTTGCGGAGAAGCCGCAAAAGCCGAAAGCGGCCGACGATGATTGGCTGAGCGATCTTCTGTAGTCGCCGCTAGCATCCCAGGTTGTCGGCAAAGGTGGTCGAGAACTTGAGCGATTCCGCGAAGTTCGTGCTGATCGATCTTGTGAGTCCATCACTCGGCTCCTATACTTCGCCCGAATTAGGGACCCAATTGGCTCGCGTTTGCGTGACGCTGACGATCGTTTTCGCGCCGACAAGGATGACGGCTATGATGCGTACATGGATGACAATGCTGACCCTGCTGTTGATTTGCGTCGGCTCGACCTTCGCCCAAGAAGCGGGAAGAGTTAGCTCGCAGTCGACCGCTCGGCCAATTCCCACGGTCAAACCTCCGTCTCCGCTGAGCGAAAGCGACAAAGCGGCCGCCGCTCCATTGCCAGCCGCCGCCGCCGAAACGCCGGGCGCCGTCGCTAATTCGGCCTGGCGCAATCCCAACGAAGCGATCAAAACCGCGTCGGCTTACTCGTCCGACGCGACCGCAACGCCGATGACGTCCGCTCCGCGTAGCGAGGCCCTTCCGCCGTCTGGATCGCTCTTGAAAGTAAAAAGCGGACTCAACGAGTTGCCGCACGATCAGGGCCAGGTTTGGCGCGACTACGACATTACCCCCTACACGTTGCGGGTCACTTCGACATCGAAGCCCGAGCAAGCAATCATCGATTGGATCTTGCGAGAAACCGGCACCGACGTTTGGTTCAGCGAACCGCTGGGCATGTTGCACGCCGACAAAAACACGCTCCGGGTCTATCACACCCCAGAAATGCAGCAGATTGTGCGTGATGTTGTCGAGGATTTTGTCGAGAGTCAGGCCGAAGTCAAAACGCTCGGGTTGCGTCTAGTCACGGTGAAAAGTCCTAATTGGCGTCGATTGGCATATCGGATGATGCAGCCGGTCTCGGTTAAAACGCCGGGGATCGAAGCCTGGTTGTTGAGTAAAGAAAATGCGGCGATTTTGCTCGACAGCTTGCGAAAGCGGAGCGACTACAAAGAACACCAAGCGGCGAATCTGCTGATCCATAACGGGCAGTCGAGCGCCGTCTCGATGCTCAAGCCGCAAACCTTTATGCGATCGGTGCGGGCAACCGCGGCCTGGCCGGGATACGAGCTGCAAAGCGATCAGATTGAAGCCGGTTTCTCGCTGGAAGTGAGCCCGTTGCTGGCTCCCGACGACAAGACGATCGATGCGGTCCTCAAATGCAGCGTCGATCAGATCGAAAAGTTTGTGAACGTCGATATCGACGTACCGACCGCAACCGGCGGAACGCAAACAATCCAAGTGCAGATCCCCCAAATGGTCAGCTGGCGATTGCACGAGAGGTTCCGTTGGCCCTCAGATCAGGTGCTGCTGATCAGCTGCGGCGTGGTAGCTCAGCCTGATATGGGCGTTTCAACGGCGGCATCTTTCCCTCTATCTCTGTCGCTGCCTAGCGGCCCGGCCCGAGCCGATGGGCTGATGTTTGTCGAATATTTGGGCCCGGCGAAGTCGAAACCAGGGCAACCGGCGATCACGCCAGACGCCGCTGCGATCGATAATCGCGGGCGATACTAACCTGTCTGCCACGGCGAACGCGTTCGAGACTTCCAGGATGGGCTCCGTGTCCCGTCGACACGCTGGGGATGCGTGTTTAAAATACAGAACTCTAAGTAAATACACGGTTTGCATCCTGCATCAATCCGGTTGCTGGGGTAACTTTCCCGCAAGTAACCGAATCGTTTAGAAGTTGAGATATGGCGGAAGTCGGACAGCGCCGCGTCGTCGTCACCGGTTACGGTTGCAT
The nucleotide sequence above comes from Blastopirellula sp. J2-11. Encoded proteins:
- a CDS encoding sugar O-acetyltransferase, whose product is MPTEKEKMLAGELYDALDPELTAARARAQDFCDDFNATRQRQQAERQEILQQLLGGGGDSASIQPPFYCDYGTNIFLGERVYFNFNCVVLDVCEVRIGDFTFLGPGVHLYTATHPLDAQLRRTQEFGKPVTIGSDVWIGGGAIVCPGVSIGSKTVIGAGSVVTKSIPPGVLAAGNPCRVIREIAT
- the amt gene encoding ammonium transporter, with translation MSAADPSLDIAWMLICAAMVMLMQGGFCLLESGLARAKNSFNVALKNLIDFCVSSVIFWAFGFALMFGASYHGLFGTTNFLLGDTASPWLMAFLFFQLVFCGTATTIISGAVAERIRFQGYLLISLFVSAIIYPLFGHWAWGGAIEGTPTGWLAQLGFIDFAGSTVVHSVGGWVALAAVVVIGPRIGRFDGGEDRPISGHNLTLATFGALVLWFGWFGFNGGSTLSLNSDVPKILVNTNLAGSMGALACLALSKWINKRPDVGQVMNGAIAGLVGVTASCHILAPWAAALVGAGSGLICSGVTYLLPKMKIDDVIGAVPAHACAGCFGTIALALLADPVHFGEGVTRWQQLGVQLLGVGTCFVWAFGGGYVFISLANLVMPFRVPREHELKGLNISEHGASTELIDLLTDMQRQRNLGDFSEDVHVEPHTEVGQIAAEYNRVLAKVNSEMKQRSEAERRFREIFENAVEGIYQTTPEGFFVTANPALARILGYNDLASLRDDIQNVATDVYVNQDRRDEFVDEIHQNGVIFNFESEIRRGDGTFAWISENASARRNHNGDVLYYEGTVEDITEHRKALQLTDEIKAAEAANEAKSTFLASMSHEIRTPLNGVIGFLDLLHTTKLDDQQGRFVELAKSSASSLLHLINDILDLSKIEAGGIELEQTEFLLTDLVESVPEMFAPQCRMTGLELNSSVATDVPQAAIGDCERIRQVLVNLFANAVKFTETGGVYLRVERERSVASSHDANARIRFSVEDTGIGVPRAKLQRLFKAFSQVDASTTRRYGGTGLGLAICKQLVELMGGEIGVESEVGKGSTFWFTLPLQAIERSTCNLIPNIQGLRVLAVDDNHMNLQVIKEQLQSWGVDVSTAGNGRRALALLEDAAKRNVPYQLAILDHLMPELDGLRLAHLIHEHAMLHDTQLLMLTSYEHTIPHAELKKLEMVCLPKPVRQTRLLDALVALTGERSPRQMMDEVENLQPILERTPLEGAILVVDDNEINRIVAKEILQSEGFQVTLAENGRQAVEKIQSGQFDLVLMDCEMPEMDGFAATRMIRNLAANGHPQLEKLPIVALTAQAVRGDKERCLAAGMNGYVMKPVNRSELIDTIVDCLARKDSVAAELDRMSLAEETEHLAEFIIDATEVESSIDMDDLMARCGDNDDLARMILNKFRDRSMQDAAALAEEVAAGRADTVAQLAHSLKGMAANISAKQVAAAADLLEQAAKASQTEELADLFSSVVARLETCESAIDRLLAGTEIGER
- a CDS encoding response regulator, translated to MTSIEPAADILIVDDDDISLDLLRYALEAHNFRVWSASNGAEALRVLEAQNINLVVTDWEMPQVNGLEFCREVRRRQSDHYIYVILLTSHGARDEIVEGMAAGADDFIVKPFNPPELLARINAGRRVLALETRDLVIFALARLAESRDTDTGQHLERVRLYARRLAEELAASSAFPEEIDAEFIRLVFQTSPLHDIGKVGIPDAVLLKPGKLTAEEFEIMKRHTIIGAETLDAALCQFPHARFLQVARDIAIGHHEKWNGLGYPYALMGQQIPLAARIVAIADVYDALTTRRVYKDAIPHAEAETMIVAEAGEHFDPLIVAAFQRCCHEFVRISQRYANLHEPAVCTV
- a CDS encoding MotA/TolQ/ExbB proton channel family protein; its protein translation is MDLPPLESSGFPSFDEGGGGGNPLGGLDLGNLQTDPLSTKTAAKASGKKGGAAPPPRKAAATSSSSSSEGEFTDPSDVGLVGSGIFGFFSAVIFLLLLWPSKGTYIGDLFLAGGFQGVMIQFLSTFMFFWAMAILWKKNRKIKRQRDYLLMDVLPTDISPEIRFDTLDRFVDNIRQLPGEHGESFLINRVLRGLQHFRVRRNAAETVTMMASQSEIDSNNVASSYTAIKVLIWAIPTMGFIGTVLGISLAVASLAGALGGNDPSQLMTSLTSMFSGLGTAFNTTLVALVMSMIIKFPMSSLQKSEEGVLNWVDEYCNENLLRRLNDGREGGSEPTGPLDTKIFRRAVEEAMAAQQSELEVWIQKLELVGHTITKQTTEGWTDIQAKLLEGQKEITAQVLDQMQAKTGEMQTRQEEQRAEMQDQLTQMQEIAAQLQSTLGMVANVAAQSSNQMNANVEASTERLENYFSGVERGLTGLNEVLSKLGDETVVVQQVEAPTNGGGWFGMGGRKTKTRRNGKR